The sequence below is a genomic window from Halococcus saccharolyticus DSM 5350.
GCTCGCTGCTCGTCGAGCCAGGACTGATACCGATCCTGACTCACCACCGTGAGGTTCGCGTACATCCGGGAGTGGCCCGCGCCGCAGAACTCCGAGCAGTAGACCCGGTACTCGCCGGTCTCGCCGACGTTCGTCCGGATGGTGTTGTACTCACCCGGGACCGCGTCCTGTTTCAGTCCGAGTTCGGGTGCGTGGAACGCGTGGATCACCTCACGAGCGGTGAGATGGTAGTAGATGTCGGTGTTCGCCGGCACGACCGTGGTGTTGTGGGTGGTGACGTTCGCCTCGGGATAGACGAACTCCCAGCCCCAGCGGTACGCGATCACCTCGACCTCGGTCGCGTTCGGATCGTCGGGGACGGCCGCCCCCTGGAGGGCTTGTTCGGAGGCGTTCGTCTGGATCTCGGCGTCGCCGAGAGTCGGCGAGATGTACGGGCTCAGGAGGACGTTGTACGACGCGAACCCGACGAATAGCAGGATGATCGCGGTCGCGATGGTCCACGTGATCTCGAGCGATCGGTTCTCCTTGGTCGGCGAGGGGTCCCGGTTGTTGCGGTGTTTCCAGACCGCATAGAAGAGGATGGTCTCGACCAGGATCGCGATCGGCGCGGCGACGTACAGCAGCTGCCGATTCAGATTTTGGATCAGCGCCCGATTGATCGACTGGGCCGCGGCCGGCTCGACGGCGACGGCGAACAGCGCGACGGCGAACATGCCTCCCGCTTTCGCGCGCCTGCGTGCCATTGGACGATCCTCGCGGGGAACGCACAAGTATCTACTGTCAGCGGCTGCCGGTACCGCGAACGCAGGGTGAGAATCGTGGTGGGTGTCTTTTTGCGCCCGGGGGTCGAAGAGCAGTCATGGTCAACGCTGGGTCCCTCATCGAACGGGTGACGGGCCAACCCGAATCCGCAGCGCTCGCGGACCTCAGACGGATCGTCGTCGGCGGGGTCGTCGGCGCGATCGCCGGCGGGCTCGGCACGCTCGCGTTCTCGATCGTCCTCTATATCGCGATCGTTCTCGGCGCGTTCGAACCCGCCCAGTTCGGCGAACTCGCGGGACTCGCCGGAATCGGCGACCCGATCGTGGGCGAGGGCAACCCACTGGTCGGCTACCTCATCTTCGTCGGCGGCGGGATGACGACGTGGCCGTTCCTGTTCGCCGCGCTCCATCACTACCTCCCCGGCTGGCGGATGGCGGTCAGCGGGATCACCTTCGCGGCCATCGGGTGGGCCGGCTTCTCGATCGCCTTCTATTCGGGCCAGACCGGCACCGATCTCCTCCTCTTCGTCGTACTCACGTTCGTCGGCCAGTGTCTCTACGGGTTCGTCCTCGGGTTGGTCTTCGAGTACGCCGAACCCCGCGTCGACGTCGCCTTCGTCGGAACGACGTTCCAGTGAGAGGCCCAGCGCCGGGTCGTCGATTCATTACCGACGGAGCCGATCGATCGCGACTGACGTGCCGGCGAGAAAGAGGAGACCGACAGCGGCGCGCGTCGAGGACGGTATCGCGTGACCCACGCTGATGATCCCGCTGCCGTCGTTGTCGTCGTTATTACGGCCGCCGTCTCCGGTGGCCATCACCGCACGCTCTTCGTCCGACCATGTACCGGGAAGCCGGACATCGTCGAACCCCTCGAACTGCTCGTGGCCGAGTTCGTCGATCAATGCCTCGACGTCCGCCCTGGTCTCGTCGTCGAGGTCCGCGATCCCCTCGACACCGTACGGTCCACGCTTCGCAGCCCAGAGTGCATTGTAGCTGAGCTCCCCTCGATCGGTGACGACCGGCAGCGCGAGATCCTCGAAGGAGTCGGGATCGTCGAACCCCGATTTCGAGAGCAGGAACCGATCGGCAACCGCCGAGAGATCGTCGGTGTCGATGCCCGCTTCCGACGGGAACTCCCAGTTGTTCCGCGTCGTGGCCGAAAACCGTGGCCGG
It includes:
- the coxB gene encoding cytochrome c oxidase subunit II — protein: MARRRAKAGGMFAVALFAVAVEPAAAQSINRALIQNLNRQLLYVAAPIAILVETILFYAVWKHRNNRDPSPTKENRSLEITWTIATAIILLFVGFASYNVLLSPYISPTLGDAEIQTNASEQALQGAAVPDDPNATEVEVIAYRWGWEFVYPEANVTTHNTTVVPANTDIYYHLTAREVIHAFHAPELGLKQDAVPGEYNTIRTNVGETGEYRVYCSEFCGAGHSRMYANLTVVSQDRYQSWLDEQRAGNDPEATNTTNVSSTNGSAARPAPA
- a CDS encoding DUF6789 family protein, with the translated sequence MVNAGSLIERVTGQPESAALADLRRIVVGGVVGAIAGGLGTLAFSIVLYIAIVLGAFEPAQFGELAGLAGIGDPIVGEGNPLVGYLIFVGGGMTTWPFLFAALHHYLPGWRMAVSGITFAAIGWAGFSIAFYSGQTGTDLLLFVVLTFVGQCLYGFVLGLVFEYAEPRVDVAFVGTTFQ